One window of the Triticum dicoccoides isolate Atlit2015 ecotype Zavitan chromosome 3B, WEW_v2.0, whole genome shotgun sequence genome contains the following:
- the LOC119280871 gene encoding putative cytochrome c oxidase subunit 5C-4 — MSTTAHKVATQAASAAGARMKGRLPPSVVREIVYGMSLGLFAGYLWKLHHWSNQRRTREFYSLLDEGRITVVVDEPAGAKE, encoded by the coding sequence ATGTCGACGACTGCGCACAAGGTGGCGACgcaggcggcgtcggcggcgggggcGAGAATGAAGGGTCGACTGCCGCCGAGCGTGGTGAGGGAGATCGTGTACGGGATGAGCCTGGGGCTCTTCGCGGGGTACCTGTGGAAACTGCACCACTGGAGCAACCAGCGCCGCACCCGCGAGTTCTACAGCCTGCTCGACGAGGGCAGGATCACCGTCGTCGTCGACGAGCCGGCCGGAGCCAAGGAGTAG